The Bacteroidota bacterium genome includes the window CAGACGTTGTGGTCATTTCTGATACGTCCATGTTTGCACGTGGCGTACCCTCGATCACGTATGGCCTGCGTGGCCTTGCTTATGTGGAAGTGAAGCTTACCGGCCCTGACCGTGACCTGCACTCCGGCATGTATGGCGGTGGCATCCACAACCCACTCAATGCATTGGCAAAAATGATCGCCGGCCTGCACGATGAAGATCACCAGGTGACGATCGAAGGGTTTTACGACAACGTCCTCGACCTCACCCAGGAGGAGCGTGATACGTTTGCCGCTTTACCGTTTAACCCGGCCGAGTGGGCCGCCTCCGTTGGCGTAGACGTCACTAAAACTGAAGGCGAGTACACAGCCTACGAAGGGACCAGCGCGCGTCCTACGCTCGATGTGAACGGTATCTGGGGCGGCTACCAGGGTGAAGGGGCAAAAACAGTACTGCCCTCTTACGCCGGCGCAAAAATTTCTATGCGGCTTGTGCCCAACCAGCAACCCGACGAAATCACAGCGAAGATCAAAGCCTACTTTGAAGCCAATGTGCCGCCAACCATGAAGCTCGAGTTCAAGGACTTGCACGGCGGCAAAGGGGCCATTGTAGACACCAAACATCCGGCCATGCAGGCTGCAGCCAAGGCGCTGGAAGATACGTACGGTAAAAAGCCGTTTTTCACGCGCGAAGGTGGCTCCATTCCGGTTGTTGCTGAATTCAAAGAAATCTTGGGAATTGACACCGTGTTGATGGGCTTTGGCCTCGACGAAGACGCCATCCATTCCCCCAATGAAAGCTTTGGACAAGATCGCTTCCGGGAAGGCATTCTTTCGGCCATCCGCTTCCTGTCACACTACGCTGAAACGCCGGCGTAACGCATGTGCATACACCTTCACGGCCCGGTTACGTTGCTGGCCGGGCCGTACTATTTTAAGCACTTCCTAAACCGCTCAAACCTATCCCCAGAGCGAATCCATAACAATTTGATAACACAATCCAGTAGCTCCATTTCATGATTTACCAGTAAAATAGCAGAGATTTTGTGCTATCCTCGTGCATTAGCTGGACAATCAAATTGGATTCTATAGATAACACCGCAACCTCTGAGAAAAAAACCGGCCGCGTGCCGTCTGTTGAGGACAGGTTTTCAGAGCCTACGCGCACCATATTGCGGGTAACCGGTCTGATCATGGTGTTGCTGCTGTTTTTCATCAGCCTCGATCTGATGAGCAGCGCTTTCAAGTTCATGGGAAGCGGCTTTGCCGAAAACCTCCTGGCGACCACCGCCAGTCCACTTATCGGCCTCATGACCGGTATTCTTGCGACATCGCTCGTGCAAAGCTCCTCAACGGTCACGTCGCTCACCGTAGCACTTGTAGCGTCTGGTGCGCTGCCCATACAAGGAGCCGTCCCGATTGTTATGGGCGCCAACGTAGGAACAACCGTGACCAACACCATCGTATCGATGGGTCACATCACACGGAAGAACGAGTTTATGCGGGCCATGGCCGGCGCAACCGTACATGACTTTTTCAATTTTGCGGCTGTGATGCTCCTCTTCCCGCTTGAGGTATTGTTCGGGATCATCTCCAAACCGGCCATCTGGCTTGCCTCCGGTATTACCACGGTGGGTGGTGCCGAGTTGTTTAGCCCCCTAAAAGCTGTGGTAAAGCCGATAGCAGGAAGCATCATTGCGATGCTTGGTGAAGTGGGATGGCTTATCCTGATCGTTGGTCTGTTGCTGCTCTTCCTGGCGCTGCGCTATCTCGTAGTGATGCTCAAGAAAATCATGATGGGCCGCACAGAGCGGATTCTGCATAAGTACATCTTTGGCGCACCGATGGCCGCCATGGCGTGTGGGGTTGTGCTTACAGTGCTTGTACAAAGCTCCTCAGTTACCACTTCGGTGATTGTACCGATGGTAGGCGCCGGCATCCTCACGGTCAGGCAGGTGTTCCCCTATACACTAGGGGCGAATGTGGGCACCACGGTCACGGCCCTGCTGGCGTCGCTGGCCCTCGCAGCTGACAATCCTGAAACAGGCATTGCAGCCATCACGGTGGCGCTTGCCCATTTGATCTTCAACCTGTTCGGTATTATTGTGATTTATGGCATCCCGCCGATCCGCGAGATA containing:
- a CDS encoding dipeptidase → MQSALQHASHHFPDYVQELIDLLKIQSISTDSAYAGEVRRCAVWMADHMKAIGINKVEVMDTPGHPIVYGEHLVDPSKPTVLVYGHYDVQPPDPLDLWESDPFEPIIKEDGRIVARGSSDDKGQVFIHLKAIEAYLKTDGVPPLNLKFIIEGEEESGSVNLTPFIEKHKELLKADVVVISDTSMFARGVPSITYGLRGLAYVEVKLTGPDRDLHSGMYGGGIHNPLNALAKMIAGLHDEDHQVTIEGFYDNVLDLTQEERDTFAALPFNPAEWAASVGVDVTKTEGEYTAYEGTSARPTLDVNGIWGGYQGEGAKTVLPSYAGAKISMRLVPNQQPDEITAKIKAYFEANVPPTMKLEFKDLHGGKGAIVDTKHPAMQAAAKALEDTYGKKPFFTREGGSIPVVAEFKEILGIDTVLMGFGLDEDAIHSPNESFGQDRFREGILSAIRFLSHYAETPA
- a CDS encoding Na/Pi symporter translates to MDSIDNTATSEKKTGRVPSVEDRFSEPTRTILRVTGLIMVLLLFFISLDLMSSAFKFMGSGFAENLLATTASPLIGLMTGILATSLVQSSSTVTSLTVALVASGALPIQGAVPIVMGANVGTTVTNTIVSMGHITRKNEFMRAMAGATVHDFFNFAAVMLLFPLEVLFGIISKPAIWLASGITTVGGAELFSPLKAVVKPIAGSIIAMLGEVGWLILIVGLLLLFLALRYLVVMLKKIMMGRTERILHKYIFGAPMAAMACGVVLTVLVQSSSVTTSVIVPMVGAGILTVRQVFPYTLGANVGTTVTALLASLALAADNPETGIAAITVALAHLIFNLFGIIVIYGIPPIREIPIKMAEWMGQLAGKNRLYAFLYLISIFFLLPLLLEFIF